The Pelagibius sp. CAU 1746 genomic sequence GGCCAAGGCGGCAACCGACAAGATCATCGCCGCCTGGTCGGAAAGCCGCGCGCCGCTGGTGGCGCGCACCGAGCAATTGCTGGAGGAACTCAAGGCCTCCGGCACGCCGGACTTCGCCATGCTGGCGGTGGCCAACCGCCAGCTCAAGTCGATGGTGTCGGGATGAGGGGCCGGGTTTAGCCGAACTTCATCCTAACCCAGCTTGACGGCGGTGCCGTTGGCCGAGACCATCAGCATGGAATCGCCGACCACCTCGTAGTCCAGGTCGACCGCGACCACGGCGTCGGCGCCGGCCGCCTCGGCCTCGGCGATCATGTCCTCGATGGCGTGCTCCTTGGCGCCGCGCAGCGCCGCCTCGTAGCCGCCGGCGCGCCCGCCCACCACATCGCGCACCCGGGCGAAGACGTCGCGGAACACGTTGGCGCCGACGATGCAGTCGCCGGAGACGATGCCCAGGTATTCGGCGACCTTCTTGCCTTCGATCCCATCGGTGGTGACGATCAGCATTGGGGGTCCTCGCGCTGTGATGACTCTGGCTGTGATGACTCTGACTGGGCAGCCTACACCGCTTGAGCGCTGCCGAGAAAGCTGCTAGCCCCTGATCTCAGGGCGCATTCACTTGGTTCGCCGCGCTCCGCCGCGGCCGTCGGGGAGGTTTCAGATGGTTTCCGGTGCACCAGCCTCCTCGGACCAGGCGGCCGACCCGCTGCGCTGGCGCGGCCGCCGCGCCGCCGCCGTCGCCTGGTGTCTCTACGACTGGGCCAACTCCTCCTACCCGACGGTGATCATCACCTTCGTCACCGCCACCTACTTTGCCCGCGCCGTGGCCGAGACGCCGGAAGCCGGCACCGGGCAGTGGGGTCTCATGCTCTCGCTCTCAGGTGTCGTCCTCGCGGTCATGGCGCCGATCTTCGGCGCCATCGCCGACCAGGGCGGCGGGCGCAAGCCCTGGATCGGGTTCTTCTCGCTGGTCGCCATCTTCTGCGCGGCGGGGCTGTGGTGGATCGAGCCCGACCCGGGCTTCGTAGTTCCGGCCCTGCTGCTGGTCGCCGTCGGCAACACGGCCTTCGAGTTCGGCCACGTTTTCTACAACGCCATGCTGCCGGAGGTCGCGCCGAAGAGCCACCTGGGGCGGCTGTCGGGCTGGGCC encodes the following:
- a CDS encoding YbjQ family protein, with the translated sequence MLIVTTDGIEGKKVAEYLGIVSGDCIVGANVFRDVFARVRDVVGGRAGGYEAALRGAKEHAIEDMIAEAEAAGADAVVAVDLDYEVVGDSMLMVSANGTAVKLG